A single Oncorhynchus nerka isolate Pitt River linkage group LG10, Oner_Uvic_2.0, whole genome shotgun sequence DNA region contains:
- the bnip1b gene encoding vesicle transport protein SEC20 isoform X3 yields the protein MISKLKLSFRECPGPQSVLMDFNSEVKERFNQLRLRIQNMEQMAKEQDRETEKQAILSETESNRRQMLRYSLYSNQTAWRKANLACKLSIDNLEKDELLYGGDSTVRQRKATKESLVQTSGDITESLMSISRMMAQSVSQSEETIGTLATSSRTVLETDEEFKAMTGTIHLGRKLISKYNRRELTDKLLIFLAVALFLATVLYILKKRLFPFI from the exons ATGATCTCGAAATTAAAGCTCTCATTCAG AGAATGTCCGGGGCCACAAAGTGTGTTGATGGATTTCAACTCCGAAGTAAAAGAGAGATTCAATCAGCTACGACTGAGAATCCAG AATATGGAGCAAATGGCCAAGGAACAAGACCGAGAAACAGAAAAACAAGCCATcttgagtgagacagagagtaatCGTAGACAGATGCTGAG ATATTCCCTCTACAGTAACCAGACAGCTTGGAGGAAGGCAAACCTGGCATGTAAACTGTCCATTGACAACCTTGAGAAAGATGAGCTGTTGTATGGCGGAGACTCTACTGTGCGACAACG AAAAGCAACTAAGGAGAGTTTGGTCCAGACATCCGGTGATATCACAGAGAGCCTGATGAGCATCAGTCGTATGATGGCTCAGTCGGTGTCGCAGAGCGAGGAGACCATCGGCACTCTGG CTACGTCCTCAAGAACAGTCCTGGAAACTGATGAAGAGTTCAAAGCCATGACAGGAACCATACATTTGGGAAGGAAACTGATCTCAAAATATAACAGACGAGAATTGACTGACAAACTACTCATCTTTCTAGCAGTGGCTTTGTTTTTAGCAACTGTCCTGTACATTTTGAAAAAAAGGCTGTTCCCATTCATTTAG
- the stc2b gene encoding stanniocalcin-2 isoform X1 — MEMLLTFSLALFLIAFQQLLATDPNEFHEIPQDKHLNQPKRRLSLQNTAEIQHCLVNAGDVGCGMFECFNNNSCEIQGLHDICMTFLHNAGKFDSQGKSFIKDALKCMAHGLRHRFSCVSRKCLAVNEMVFQLQRECYVKHNLCSAVRENVNVMVEMIHFQDLFPKGPHVELVNILLGCGEEVRTAIARRVRMQCELNWGALCGSLSLCSLGRSADPQHIPVPSASLQGRSTLPPAGQLSLPNTEQDQPRTDQLGDEGSLHPSESLSQNPLDDATDPGLAVPGQAPSTAVQG; from the exons ATGGAGATGCTACTTACATTTTCTTTAGCGCTCTTTTTAATAGCGTTTCAGCAATTATTGGCGACAGATCCAAACGAATTTCACGAAATCCCTCAAGACAAACATTTGAACCAGCCGAAAAGACGACTATCACTGCAAAACACAG CGGAGATCCAGCACTGTCTGGTGAATGCTGGGGATGTGGGCTGTGGCATGTTCGAATGCTTCAACAACAACTCGTGTGAAATCCAAGGCCTACATGACATCTGTATGACATTTCTGCACAATGCCGGCAAGTTTGACTCCCAG GGGAAGTCCTTCATCAAGGATGCCCTGAAGTGCATGGCCCACGGCCTGAGGCACCGGTTCAGCTGTGTGAGCAGGAAGTGCCTGGCGGTGAACGAGATGGTGTTCCAGCTGCAGAGAGAGTGCTACGTCAAACACAACCTTTGTTCTGCTGTCAGGGAGAACGTCAACGTCATGGTGGAGATGATTCACTTCCAGGACCTCTTCCCCAAAGG GCCTCATGTGGAGCTGGTGAACATTCTGCTGGGCTGTGGCGAGGAGGTGAGGACGGCTATAGCACGGAGAGTGAGGATGCAGTGTGAGCTGAACTGGGGGGCACTGTGTGGCAGCCTGAGCCTGTGCTCCCTGGGCCGCTCAGCTGACCCCCAACACATCCCTGTCCCTTCTGCCTCTCTGCAGGGCAGGAGCACACTGCCCCCTGCTGGCCAGCTCTCCCTCCCCAACACTGAACAGGACCAACCAAGAACAGACCAGCTAGGCGACGAGGGGAGCCTTCACCCCTCTGAGAGTCTCAGTCAGAATCCCCTGGATGATGCCACAGACCCTGGGCTCGCTGTGCCCGGTCAAGCACCCAGTACCGCCGTCCAGGGGTGA
- the bnip1b gene encoding vesicle transport protein SEC20 isoform X2, translating to MASSQDVHVRICGQEIIKYDLEIKALIQDIRECPGPQSVLMDFNSEVKERFNQLRLRIQNMEQMAKEQDRETEKQAILSETESNRRQMLSNQTAWRKANLACKLSIDNLEKDELLYGGDSTVRQRKATKESLVQTSGDITESLMSISRMMAQSVSQSEETIGTLATSSRTVLETDEEFKAMTGTIHLGRKLISKYNRRELTDKLLIFLAVALFLATVLYILKKRLFPFI from the exons ATGGCCTCTTCCCAGGATGTCCACGTCCGAATTTGTGGACAAGAAATAATCAAATATGATCTCGAAATTAAAGCTCTCATTCAG GACATTAGAGAATGTCCGGGGCCACAAAGTGTGTTGATGGATTTCAACTCCGAAGTAAAAGAGAGATTCAATCAGCTACGACTGAGAATCCAG AATATGGAGCAAATGGCCAAGGAACAAGACCGAGAAACAGAAAAACAAGCCATcttgagtgagacagagagtaatCGTAGACAGATGCTGAG TAACCAGACAGCTTGGAGGAAGGCAAACCTGGCATGTAAACTGTCCATTGACAACCTTGAGAAAGATGAGCTGTTGTATGGCGGAGACTCTACTGTGCGACAACG AAAAGCAACTAAGGAGAGTTTGGTCCAGACATCCGGTGATATCACAGAGAGCCTGATGAGCATCAGTCGTATGATGGCTCAGTCGGTGTCGCAGAGCGAGGAGACCATCGGCACTCTGG CTACGTCCTCAAGAACAGTCCTGGAAACTGATGAAGAGTTCAAAGCCATGACAGGAACCATACATTTGGGAAGGAAACTGATCTCAAAATATAACAGACGAGAATTGACTGACAAACTACTCATCTTTCTAGCAGTGGCTTTGTTTTTAGCAACTGTCCTGTACATTTTGAAAAAAAGGCTGTTCCCATTCATTTAG
- the bnip1b gene encoding vesicle transport protein SEC20 isoform X1, with protein MASSQDVHVRICGQEIIKYDLEIKALIQDIRECPGPQSVLMDFNSEVKERFNQLRLRIQNMEQMAKEQDRETEKQAILSETESNRRQMLRYSLYSNQTAWRKANLACKLSIDNLEKDELLYGGDSTVRQRKATKESLVQTSGDITESLMSISRMMAQSVSQSEETIGTLATSSRTVLETDEEFKAMTGTIHLGRKLISKYNRRELTDKLLIFLAVALFLATVLYILKKRLFPFI; from the exons ATGGCCTCTTCCCAGGATGTCCACGTCCGAATTTGTGGACAAGAAATAATCAAATATGATCTCGAAATTAAAGCTCTCATTCAG GACATTAGAGAATGTCCGGGGCCACAAAGTGTGTTGATGGATTTCAACTCCGAAGTAAAAGAGAGATTCAATCAGCTACGACTGAGAATCCAG AATATGGAGCAAATGGCCAAGGAACAAGACCGAGAAACAGAAAAACAAGCCATcttgagtgagacagagagtaatCGTAGACAGATGCTGAG ATATTCCCTCTACAGTAACCAGACAGCTTGGAGGAAGGCAAACCTGGCATGTAAACTGTCCATTGACAACCTTGAGAAAGATGAGCTGTTGTATGGCGGAGACTCTACTGTGCGACAACG AAAAGCAACTAAGGAGAGTTTGGTCCAGACATCCGGTGATATCACAGAGAGCCTGATGAGCATCAGTCGTATGATGGCTCAGTCGGTGTCGCAGAGCGAGGAGACCATCGGCACTCTGG CTACGTCCTCAAGAACAGTCCTGGAAACTGATGAAGAGTTCAAAGCCATGACAGGAACCATACATTTGGGAAGGAAACTGATCTCAAAATATAACAGACGAGAATTGACTGACAAACTACTCATCTTTCTAGCAGTGGCTTTGTTTTTAGCAACTGTCCTGTACATTTTGAAAAAAAGGCTGTTCCCATTCATTTAG
- the stc2b gene encoding stanniocalcin-2 isoform X2 has product MEMLLTFSLALFLIAFQQLLATDPNEFHEIPQDKHLNQPKRRLSLQNTAEIQHCLVNAGDVGCGMFECFNNNSCEIQGLHDICMTFLHNAGKFDSQGKSFIKDALKCMAHGLRHRFSCVSRKCLAVNEMVFQLQRECYVKHNLCSAVRENVNVMVEMIHFQDLFPKGPHVELVNILLGCGEEGRSTLPPAGQLSLPNTEQDQPRTDQLGDEGSLHPSESLSQNPLDDATDPGLAVPGQAPSTAVQG; this is encoded by the exons ATGGAGATGCTACTTACATTTTCTTTAGCGCTCTTTTTAATAGCGTTTCAGCAATTATTGGCGACAGATCCAAACGAATTTCACGAAATCCCTCAAGACAAACATTTGAACCAGCCGAAAAGACGACTATCACTGCAAAACACAG CGGAGATCCAGCACTGTCTGGTGAATGCTGGGGATGTGGGCTGTGGCATGTTCGAATGCTTCAACAACAACTCGTGTGAAATCCAAGGCCTACATGACATCTGTATGACATTTCTGCACAATGCCGGCAAGTTTGACTCCCAG GGGAAGTCCTTCATCAAGGATGCCCTGAAGTGCATGGCCCACGGCCTGAGGCACCGGTTCAGCTGTGTGAGCAGGAAGTGCCTGGCGGTGAACGAGATGGTGTTCCAGCTGCAGAGAGAGTGCTACGTCAAACACAACCTTTGTTCTGCTGTCAGGGAGAACGTCAACGTCATGGTGGAGATGATTCACTTCCAGGACCTCTTCCCCAAAGG GCCTCATGTGGAGCTGGTGAACATTCTGCTGGGCTGTGGCGAGGAG GGCAGGAGCACACTGCCCCCTGCTGGCCAGCTCTCCCTCCCCAACACTGAACAGGACCAACCAAGAACAGACCAGCTAGGCGACGAGGGGAGCCTTCACCCCTCTGAGAGTCTCAGTCAGAATCCCCTGGATGATGCCACAGACCCTGGGCTCGCTGTGCCCGGTCAAGCACCCAGTACCGCCGTCCAGGGGTGA